A segment of the Streptomyces sp. NBC_01235 genome:
CGAGGAGCTCGGCGACCTCGCCGGGATCCTGTACGACCAGGCTCCCGGGGCGCCGGGTGAAACGGGGAAGGAGCCGGACGGTGTGTCCGACTCCAACGCCGCAGCTGCCGAAGGGTCTGAGAATTGAATCCTCTCCCTCGCGGATCCAGGGAGATTCCTGGCTCACGCCGCCCGGCGGACCAGCGGCCCGCCAGGTCTTCCACGATCAACGCCAGCCGGGTTGAAACCAGCCCGATAACACGACCGCAATCTTCCTGCAGACCTCACCGCCCGACACAAAGTCGCCGGGACATTCACCCGAAGGAGTGTTGAGGTGACTCTCGCCGCCGCAACCGATCTGGCCGCCGCCACCAACGAGAACCTCGCGAACATCAGCAACACGCTGATCTACTCCGCGATGGCCGTCTACACCCTGGCCTTCTTCGCGTACATCGCGGAGTGGCTCCTCGGCAGCCGCAGCAAGGTCGGCCGTACCGCCGCCGCGCTCACCGCCGAGGCGAAGGCCACGGCCAAGGGCCCGGCCGTCACCGTCAAGAAGAACGGCGGTACGGCCGTCCTGGAGCGCCCGCAGGTCGTCGTACGCTCCGCGTCCGGTGCGCGGGACGTGCCCGACGGGCCCGGCGCGCACGGCGGTGACGAGCAGGGCGACATGTACGGCCGGATCGCCATCTCCCTCACCGTGCTCGCGTTCCTGGTCGAGCTGGCGGGTGTGGTCGCCCGCGCGGCCTCGGTGGAGCGGGCGCCGTGGGGCAACATGTACGAGTTCAACATCACCTTCTCCACGGTGGCCGTCGGCGTGTACCTCGCGCTGCTGGCGCTGAAGAAGGAGGTGCGCTGGCTCGGCCTGTTCCTGATCACCACGGTCCTGCTGGACCTGGGTCTCGCGGTCACCGTCCTGTACACGGCGAGCGACCAGCTGGTCCCGGCGCTGCACTCGTACTGGCTGTACATCCACGTCTCCACCGCGATCTTCTGCGGCGCGGTGTTCTACGTCGGCGCGGTCGCCACGATCCTGTACCTCTTCAAGGACGCCTACGAGAACAAGCTCGCGACCGGCGGCAAGCCGGGTCGCTTCGCGAACTCGGTGCTCGACCGGCTCCCCGCCTCCGCGTCCCTCGACAAGTTCGCCTACCGCGTCAACGCGGCCGTCTTCCCGCTGTGGACGTTCACGATCATCGCGGGCGCGATCTGGGCGGGCGACGCGTGGGGCCGTTACTGGGGCTGGGACCCCAAGGAGACCTGGTCGTTCATCACCTGGGTCGCCTACGCCTGCTACCTGCACGCCCGCGCCACGGCCGGCTGGAAGGGCCGCAAGGCCGCCTACCTGGCGCTGCTCGCCTTCGGCTGCTGGCTGTTCAACTACTACGGCGTCAACATCTTCGTCACCGGCAAGCACTCGTACGCGGGCGTGTAACTCTCGTACCGAGAAGGCCGGTTTCTGTGACCTGGGTCACGGGAACCGGCCTTCGTCGTGCGGACAGGTAAGGGGACGTGGATACGACTCCGAGCACGACGAGAACGCTGAGGAAACGCATCCGCGCGGGGGACCACGACGCCTTCGGCGAGCTCTTCGACGCCTACGCGCGCTCCGTCTACAACCACGCCTACCGGCTCGCGGGGGAGTGGACGGTCGCCGAGGACGTCGTCTCGCTGACCTTCCTGGACGCCTGGCGGCTGCGCGAGAAGCTCGACGAGGACGGCGGTTCGCTGCGCCCGTGGCTGCTGGGCATCGCCACCAACGTCACGCGCAACACCCGTCGCGCGGCCCGAAGGCACGCGGCGGCCGTCGCCAGGATCCCGCGCGGCGAGCCGCTGGACGACTTCGCCGACGAGGTCGCGGGCCGCATCGACGACGCGGCGCAACTCGCCCTCGTGCGCGGCGCCTTCGCGAAGCTGCGGCGGGCCGAGCGGGAGGTGCTGGCACTGTGCGTGTGGGGCGGGCTGGACTACGCGGCGGCGGCCGAGGCGCTGGGGGTGCCGGTCGGGACGGTGCGGTCGCGGTTGTCGAGGGCGCGGACGAAACTCGCGAAATATACGGAACTCCCGCAAATCTACGGACAGATGAGAGGTGACCGCATCACCGCGGTCGGCCCCCTGAGGGAGGGAAACCGATGAACCAGCTTCCAGAACTGCCTGAGAAAGACCTCCCGCCGGGCCGTCACCAACTCCTCAAGGAGCATCTGATGACCGAGATCCGGCAAGAAGAACAGGCCCCTGTCCGCAAGCGGAACCCGTGGCTGCGGCCCGCGCTCACGGCAGCGGCCGTGGCGACCGTCGCAGCCGTCACGTTCACCGTGCTGCCGTCCTCCGGCGAGACCGGACCGCGCGTGACGACGGCGGCGGCCGTCCTGGAGGACGCGGCGCTGGCCGCTGGGAAGACGACGGGGTACGACAAGGTCCGCGACGACCAGTTCACGTACGTCGAGAGCCGGGTGTCCTTGGTGAGGGTCAAGGACGGGAAGCGGATCGTCGTGCCCCTGTATCGCCGGGAGGCGTGGCTGTCCGTGGACGGCAGCAGTGATGGCTTGGTGCGGGACGAGACCGACCCCAAGGACGTGCGCATGCCCGGCTTCACGAAGGGTGACGGCTACCCCATCCCCTACGCCGGCTACAACCACCTGAAGTCCCTGCCCGCGGACCCGAAGGCGATGTACGACTGGCTGCGCGAGAGCTCTCGGCACACGCTCTACATAGTGATGGGCGGCACGAAGGGCGGTGTCATTGAGAGGAACCAGGCGATGCTGCTGTCGGCGGGCCAGATGATGGAGGACGGGATCATGCCGTCCGCGCAGGCCGCCGCGCTGTTCCGGGCCGTCGCCCGTATCCCCGGGGTGACGGTGGTCGAGGACGCGGTCGACGCGCTCGGACGGCACGGGGTCGGGGTGGCACGCGAGGACGGGAAGGAGCCGTTCCGGATGGAGTGGATCTTCGACAAGAAGACGCACCAGCTGCTCGGGCAGCGCAAGACCCTCACCCGGGACTTCGGCGGCCTGAAGAAGGGGACCGTGTTCAGCGACTCCGCGACCGTGCGCCGCGCCGTCGTCGACAAGGCCGGCCAGCGCCCGTAACGCGTGCGGAACCCTCCGTCCGGAGTCAGGCTGGTGTCATGAGCGGTTCCGTCGAACAGGGCACCAGCCAGACCCACGGGAACACGCACATCCTGCACTTCCTGGTGCGGCTCCCGGGGGCCATGGGGGCGGTCTGGCCGGCGCTGGCCACCCCGGAGGGGCTCGGCGGCTGGTGGACGGCCGTCGACGTCCTCGAACCCCGGCTCGGCGGCACGGTCGCCCTGCGGGGTCTGGGTGCGGGGCAGGTCACCGCGTGGGACGTGGACCGGGTCGCCGAGTACACGGTGGCGGACGGCGCCCGGATCCGGTTCCACCTGGAGCGGGACGGGGACGAGGGGACGGTCCTGCGCTTCACCCACGAGTTCCGGGGCGAGGGTGACAGTGAGCCGACCTGGAGGGCTCGATTCGAACGTCTGATCGAAACCCTGGAGGGTCGGGCCTAGGACGGCGGCAGGCACTCACCCGTCGGCGGCTTCCCCTCCGGCCAGGCGATCCGGACGAAGCGGGAGCCGCCGTCGGCGTGGAGTTCCACGATCGGTACGGCCTTGTCGTACGGGTTGCCGTGCACGTCCAGGCAGATCCAGCCGCTCGCCCCGTTCACCCGCAGCGAGCCCTTGACCTGCGGCCACTGCAGGCCGACGTCGGCGAGGGGCGGGACGGTCCCGCCGTCGGGGGTGGCCTCGCGGATGCCGTGGACGGCCAGCGTCAGCGCGTCGTAGGCGATGATCACCTGGCCGTCGTCCAGGGCGACCGGCCCGATCGGGCCGACCGGCTCGCGGACGGCGCGGGCGAGGAGGTCGGTGAGGACCTTCGCGTCCGCCGCCGAGCCGCCCGGCCCCGCGGGGGACTTCGTCCAGGCGTCCGGGTGGGCGAGGGCGGTGTAGCGGACGGAGAGGTTGTGGGTGAGGGCCGTGCGGTCCAGCTTCTTGTCGCCGGACAGGTAGGAGCCCTCGTCGCCCGTCAGTACCGTGAACCTGCGGTTCTGGCAGCCGCGGGTGCCGAGCGCGTTGATGAACTGGCGCAACTGGGTGTGGCGGCCGGCGAACAGGATCGTGTCGGTCTCCGCCGAGGTGTCGCACACCAGGTGGGTGATCTGCCGGAAGGTGTTCGCCGTCGTCCCCTCCTGGGTGCGGTCGGCGGGCGGGGTGAACGGCTGCGGCTCGTAGGGCGAGCCCTTGAGCAGCGCGGTGAACGACGTCTGCAGCGTCCGCGTGTACGGGTCGCCCGGCTTGTCGTACACCAGCAGCGCCCGGCCCGCGTTGACCTTGGCGAACGAGGCCAGGGCGCGCGCCTCGTCGGTGTTGGTGGGGGCGACCCGGGCCAGTCCGGGGAGGGGGTCCTTGCCGTGCTGGCCGTTGGCGAGGTCGTCGGCGGTGATGGAGGCGCCGACCACCGGGATGCCCCGCTCGGTCAGCTCCGCCACGGCCTTCTTGTTGTTGTCGGTGCTCTGGCCGACCCCTGCGACCGCGCGCAGCCGGTCGGAGCTCTTCGTCATCCGCTCCAGCTGGTCGACCATCGTCTTCCAGTGTTCGCTGGTGGCGCCGGGGTTGGCGAGCACCAGGCGGATCGCCGGGGCCTGCCCGTTGGAGGTGTGGTTGGCCTGCCACTGCGCCAGGTAGGCGCCCTGCACCTCGTGCTGGATGTCGCTGAGCGTGGAGGGCGTGGTGGCGGTGTACGGGAGCATCAGCGCGACGGTGACGTAACTGCCCGCCTTGAGACGGTCGTTCTCCCGGTCGATGGCCTTCACCGCGTCCCGCAGCTGCGGATGCCCGAAGTCGTACGCGCCCGTGGCCACGCCCACGCACTCGTCGCTGTCGGCCGGACGGGCCACCCCCGGCGCGCACGTACGGTTCTCGTCGGTGACCGCCCGCACGGCGAAGACCACCCCGGTCACCAGGGCCGCCGTGACCAGCAGCGCCAGATAGCGGTAGAGGCGGATCTCCCAGACCTCTCGCAGCCACCGCAGCAGCGGACTTCTGCCCCCGTCAGCCATTACGCCACCCCGTCCCCGTCGTCCCCGTCGTCCGGACCGTTCCCGTCTCCGTCCCCGTCCGTGTCCTCGTCCCCGTCCTCGTCCCCGTCCTCGGCCGGTGTGCGCAGGGGGCGGCCCGCGAGGGCGTCCTGGGGCCAGGCCTGGGAGGTCGCGAACAGCAGCGCGCCCCCGGCGGGCCGCAGGTCGGACAGTTGCAGCAGTTCGAACTTGAGCCGCCCGCACACCTTGGGGTCCGGCAGCACCAGCGGATCGGTCACCTGCCACACCGCGTGCAGCAGCCGCCGTACCCGCAGATGCAGGGAGGCGTTCACGCCGTCCGGAGGCTGCTGGGCGGCGTCCGTGCGGCCCAGCGCGATCGCGGACCGGCGGTCGTCATGGCCGTCGGAGTCGCGGCCCTCGGCGTCGTGCGCGTGGAAGTAGGGCGCGGACGCCAGGAAGCACAGGGTGTCCAGCCAGGTGCGGGTGCGCAGGGTGGCGAAGGTGTCGCGCAGGTAGGCCACCGCGCCGGCCGTGTCGCCGAGGGCCAGCTCGTGGTAGAGCCGGTAGCGGGCGTGGGCGGGGTCCGGACGCTCGTCGGAGTCCTGGGTGAAGTGCTGGATCAGCGTCTCGTGCACCTCGCGCCACTTGGCGTGGTCGGCGTGCCGGTGGTGCAGCCGGAGCAGCAGCAGGGTGCGGATGAAGGGGTCGCCGACGAAGTGGCCCTGCTCGGCCTTGAACCCCTCCTCGGCGAGCCGCGCCCGCAGGGACCGTACGCCCGACGAACCGAAGTCGTCCGGAAGTTGGGCGTGCGCGAGGGCGACCGCCGAGTCGTGGCCGTGCGCGGCCGCGAGGACCGTCAGCTCGTCGAGCCGGTCGGCGGGGACCAGCCGGCCGAGCAACTCGGCGTAGGCGGGACGGCCGTCGTCGGCCTGCCCCTCCTCCCTCTTCACCTTCGCGAGGAGCAGCCGCCCCAACGAGGCGGCCTTGTCCGGGTGCCGGCGGGCGGCGGTCGCGAGCAGGACGATGCCGAGCGGATTGCCACCGGTCAACCGGTGTGTGGCGTGCGGCAGTTGGGGCGGGATCTCGACGTCGTCGCAGACCGCGCCGACCATGTGCAGGGTGTCGTCGGGGGAGAGCGCCGGCAGCGGCACCAGCAGCGCCCGCGAGGAGGGCGAGCTGCCCGGCTCCCAGTCCGTGGCCCGGGCGACGTCCGGGAGTTCGCGGCGGACGGCGTCCCCCAGCGCGGGATGGTTGGTGCCACGTACGGTCGCCACCCAGACCACCTGGTCGGCGACGCCGTCGGCCCGGTCCCGCAGGACGGCGTCCAGCAGTCCCGGACCCGGTCCGCTACGCGCGTTGTCCAGTAGCACGAGCGGACGCCCCAGGCGCGTGAGCCGCGACCCGATGCCCGCGTACGCCTCGGCCAGGTCGGCGAGCAGCGCCCGCACCAGCCACCGCTCGGCGTGCTCGCGCGAGGTGCCGCCGGCCCGGAAGTTCCCGGCGAGCAGCAGGAGCCCGCGCTTGGCGTTGCCGCCCGCGTTCGGATACGAGCGGTACCAGGTGGCCGGCTTCTGCTCCTTGCGGTGCGTGACCCCCTCGGACAGCGCCTCCAGGGTGGCCTCGACGGTCGCCGCGACGAACGGGCCCCCGCCGCTGGCCGCCGCGATCACCTTCGACGCGACCTTGGCCGCCCACCGCCCGGCCAGACTGAACCGCGTCGCCCGCTCGTTCAGCAGCAGGATCCGCACCAGCTCGCGCCGGATGCGGTCCGAGTCGGTCCGGCCGCTCCAGTCGCTCGCCCGGACCGCCACCAGCCCCGCCGTCAGCCGCGGAAACGTGAGCTGACCGGCCGCCCTGACGGGCTCGGTCAACTGCTCGGCGACCACCAGCAGCGCCTGCCACACCGGCGACCAGGACTCGGGACTCTCCTCGTGCGGCGGCCGCGCGAACTGCTCGTCCTCACAGTCGATCAACGCGACCGGAGTACGCCGACGGGCCTCACCTCGGCGGGTGTGCTCGGTATACGCGTCCCACAGTTCACCGAGCACCGCGCTCTTGCCGAGCCCCCGCCCGCCGGCCAGCACCAACAGCGGCGGACCGCCGGGGTGTTCGAGCCTCTCCGCGTGCAGCTCGTACGGACGGATCCCCACGAGTCGCGGTACGAGACCGGCGGGCTCGACATCGAACAGCGCCCCACGCCCGTACAACCGTCCGTGCACCGCGCACCTCCCCCAGGGCCGGTATCCCAACGCAAGGGTAAGGAGGGGGAGTTGCTATGTGCCAGATCGCGTGGTGTCCGTTGGGTTACGAAATTTCCGGACGGGACGGACCTGGGAACGGTCGCCGGAGGTCAGTCGGCGGTACCTCGGCGGTCGCCGCGATGACCAGGTCGGAGACCGAGAGGGCCTTCCAGTTGCCGACGGCGATGAGCCGCGTCTGCACGTCCAGTGCACGGTCCCACGCTTCGTCGGGCGTGGACAGCCAGTCGAAGCCCCGCATCTCATCGCGGATCCGCTCCGCGTCCGCCTTGGAACGGGCATTGTGCGGAATTTCGAGTTCGACAGCGCCGCACACCGCCGGCGGCTCCGCGTCGTGAAGCGGATCGATCACGGCGCGAACCGCCGGTTTCGGGTAGCGGGCGAGCGCGGACTCGTCGATGAGGTGGCGGTCGTTCATGCGGCCTGGTGAGGGTCGCCCACGGTCTTCGAGGTTTCGACCGGGCCGGTCGCTACGCGGTGTTCGAGCCGGCGGTCAGTCGCGGCTGAGGGCGAGGGCCAGCAGTCCGGGGAAGCGGGCGTCGAACTCCGCCCGCCGCAGCCGGTTGACCCGCCGGGGGCCCTGGTCGCGCTGCTCGACGAGGCCCGCGCCGCGCAGTACGGCGAAGTGGTGACTGAGGGCGGCCTTGCCGACGGGCACGTCGAAGCTGCCGCAGGACCGCGTCCACTCGGGGGAGTCGGCCAGCTCCCGGACGAGCGTGATCCGTACGGGATCGGCGAGGGCGGCCAGCGCGGTGAGGACCGGGACGTCGTCGGGGTGGGTGTGCTCGGGGGCGGCCCGATGGCCGGCGGTGGCCATGCTGTCCTCCTTCTGCCGGGCATTGCCGATTGTTCGATGAAAACCATACACTCACCAGTGTTCGCTTTTCATTGAACAGTCGAGCGGGAGTCCTGCATGCGCGCAATCGAAATCCAGGAGTACGGCGGTCCCGAGGTCCTGCGGGTGGTGGAGGTGGACGTCCCCGAGCCCGGCCCCGGCCAGGTGAGCGTCGACGTGGCCCACGCCGGGGTGAACTTCGCCGACCTGAAGGCGCGCGGCGAGGGCTACCGGGTGCCGGCGCTGCCCTTCCGGCCCGGCCTGGAGGTCTCCGGACGGGTACGGGCGCTCGGCGCGGGCGTGACCGGGCTGACCGTCGGCCAGGAGGTGACCGCGCTGACGGCGGGCGGCGGCTACGCGGAGGTGGCCGTCGCCGAGGTGGCGACCGTCTTCCCGCTGCCCGACGGCGTCGACCTGCGCACGGCGGCGACCCTCCCCACGGTGCTGCCGACGGCGTACGCGCTGGTGCACGCGGTGGGACGGCTGCAACGGGGCGAGACCGTCCTGGTCCAGAGCGCGGCGGGCGGAGTCGGCACGGTGGTGGGCCAGTTGGCGAAGGCGGCGGGCGCGGGCGCCGTGTACGGCGTGGTGTCGTCGGCGGCCAAGGCCGAGTACGCCCGCACGCACGGCTACGACGAGGTGTTCGTCGGCGACTTCGAGAAGGCGGTACGGGCGGCGACCGGCGAGCGCGGGGTGGACCTCGCCCTCGACCCGGTCGGCGGCGAGACCCTGCGCGCCTCCCTTGCCTCCCTCGCGGTCTTCGGACGCCTGGTCTCCTTCGGCAACGCGAGCTCCGCCGAGCCGTGGAGCGTGGGGCAGCCGGAGTTGGCTCCCACGGGACTCTCGGTCGCGGCCTTCTCCGTCCTGAACCTGGCGCGGACCGCCCCCGCCGCACTGCGCACGCTGGCCGAGCGGGCCTTCGCGAAGGTCGCCGACGGGACGGTCTCGCTGCCGGTCACCGCGGAGTTCGCCCTGCCGGAGGCGGCGGAGGCACACCGCCTGATGGGCGGACGCTCCAGCACGGGCAAGCTGCTGCTGAGCGTCTAGGGGCAGGCCAGGGCAGGGCAAGGCAGGGCGGGTCAGGCAGGGCAGGGCAGCACAGGCGCTCAGTCGACTGTGATGGAATCCAGCTTCTCCCGCAGGTACGCGTGCGAGTCGACGGGGTCGTGCGCCACTCGGCCGACCGGCGCCGGTACGGACTCCACGAGCGTCCCCGGTGTGCACTCGCCGAAGTAGACGAGGGACATGAGCTCCTCGGCGGGCGCGTCGGCGGGCGGGGGCAGGACGCGGTGCCGTCCCGAACGCCATCGGTCACCGGTCCAACGGGCCAGCAGATCACCGATGTTGATGGTGAAGGCGTCGGGGTCGAAGGGCGCGTCCTCCCAGCCGCCGTCGTCCGTCCACACCTGGAGGCCGCCCTTGCCGGCCTGCCGGTCGAGGACGGTGACCGTCCCGAAGTCGGTGTGGGGGCCGATGCGGAACTGGCCGGGCTGCGGCTCGCCGACGACCTCCGTGCCCGGGTACCAGTTGATGTTGAAACCGTAGGTGGGGTGGTCCATGTGCCGGGAGAAGAAGTCCGGTTCGAGACCGAGAGCCTCGCCCAGCAGGGAGAGCAGCTGTTTCTCCAGCTCGGCCATCCGGTCCAGGTACTCCTCGCAGAGCGCCCGAAGCTCCGGCACCTCGGCGGGCCACACGTTCGGCGCGTACCACTCCGCGTTGACGACCGGGTCGTCGAAGGGCTCGTGGGTGGCGAAGGTCAGGGACTCCTTCAGGTCCGGGGGAGTCTCCGTCCCCTCGGAGTACCCGTTGGCCTCGGCTCCGGGGCCCAGCCAGCCCCGCCCCCCGACCTTCGCCGCGTACGGCTGCTTGGCCTCGGCGGGGAGGACGAAGAAAGCCCGCGCGGCTGCCCGGATGCGGTCGCGCAGGGCGGGGTCCACTCCATGGCCGGTGACCAGCAGGAACCCGGCGGTCTGGAGGGCGTTGTCGACGGTGCGGGCGATGGCGGCGCGGGCCTCGGGGCCGCCGTCCAGCCAGGGGCGCAGGTCGATGGTGGGGATGCGGGGCGGCCGGGGGGTACCGGGGGCCTGGGGCTCACTCACCGATGTCCTCGTTCCACAGCGCCGGGTTGGTGTCGACGAAGTCGCGCATCATCGCGACGCATCCGGGGTCGTCCAGGAGCACGATCTCGACGCCGTGTTCCGCCAGCCAGTCGTGGCCGCCGTGGAAGGTGACCGCCTCGCCGATCACGACCCGCGAGATGCCGAACTGGCGGACCAGCCCGGAGCAGTACCAGCAGGGGGACAGGGTCGTCACCATCGTCGTGCCGCGATAGGTGCGCTGTCGTCCCGCCGCGCGGAACGCGGCCGTCTCCGCGTGCGTCGAGGGGTCGTCGTCCTGGACACGCCGGTTGTGGCCACGGCCCAGCAGGGCGCCGTCCGCGCCGTAGAGCGCGGCGCCGATCGGAATGCCGCCCTCGGCGAGGCCGGCGCGGGCCTCGCCGAGGGCGGTGGCGAGCCAGGTTCGTGCCTGCGACTGATCCATGCCTCTCACTTTCCCGGGCCGGGAA
Coding sequences within it:
- a CDS encoding CU044_5270 family protein, with the protein product MNQLPELPEKDLPPGRHQLLKEHLMTEIRQEEQAPVRKRNPWLRPALTAAAVATVAAVTFTVLPSSGETGPRVTTAAAVLEDAALAAGKTTGYDKVRDDQFTYVESRVSLVRVKDGKRIVVPLYRREAWLSVDGSSDGLVRDETDPKDVRMPGFTKGDGYPIPYAGYNHLKSLPADPKAMYDWLRESSRHTLYIVMGGTKGGVIERNQAMLLSAGQMMEDGIMPSAQAAALFRAVARIPGVTVVEDAVDALGRHGVGVAREDGKEPFRMEWIFDKKTHQLLGQRKTLTRDFGGLKKGTVFSDSATVRRAVVDKAGQRP
- a CDS encoding VapC toxin family PIN domain ribonuclease — encoded protein: MNDRHLIDESALARYPKPAVRAVIDPLHDAEPPAVCGAVELEIPHNARSKADAERIRDEMRGFDWLSTPDEAWDRALDVQTRLIAVGNWKALSVSDLVIAATAEVPPTDLRRPFPGPSRPEIS
- a CDS encoding ABC transporter substrate-binding protein yields the protein MADGGRSPLLRWLREVWEIRLYRYLALLVTAALVTGVVFAVRAVTDENRTCAPGVARPADSDECVGVATGAYDFGHPQLRDAVKAIDRENDRLKAGSYVTVALMLPYTATTPSTLSDIQHEVQGAYLAQWQANHTSNGQAPAIRLVLANPGATSEHWKTMVDQLERMTKSSDRLRAVAGVGQSTDNNKKAVAELTERGIPVVGASITADDLANGQHGKDPLPGLARVAPTNTDEARALASFAKVNAGRALLVYDKPGDPYTRTLQTSFTALLKGSPYEPQPFTPPADRTQEGTTANTFRQITHLVCDTSAETDTILFAGRHTQLRQFINALGTRGCQNRRFTVLTGDEGSYLSGDKKLDRTALTHNLSVRYTALAHPDAWTKSPAGPGGSAADAKVLTDLLARAVREPVGPIGPVALDDGQVIIAYDALTLAVHGIREATPDGGTVPPLADVGLQWPQVKGSLRVNGASGWICLDVHGNPYDKAVPIVELHADGGSRFVRIAWPEGKPPTGECLPPS
- the ccsB gene encoding c-type cytochrome biogenesis protein CcsB — its product is MTLAAATDLAAATNENLANISNTLIYSAMAVYTLAFFAYIAEWLLGSRSKVGRTAAALTAEAKATAKGPAVTVKKNGGTAVLERPQVVVRSASGARDVPDGPGAHGGDEQGDMYGRIAISLTVLAFLVELAGVVARAASVERAPWGNMYEFNITFSTVAVGVYLALLALKKEVRWLGLFLITTVLLDLGLAVTVLYTASDQLVPALHSYWLYIHVSTAIFCGAVFYVGAVATILYLFKDAYENKLATGGKPGRFANSVLDRLPASASLDKFAYRVNAAVFPLWTFTIIAGAIWAGDAWGRYWGWDPKETWSFITWVAYACYLHARATAGWKGRKAAYLALLAFGCWLFNYYGVNIFVTGKHSYAGV
- a CDS encoding nucleoside deaminase; translation: MDQSQARTWLATALGEARAGLAEGGIPIGAALYGADGALLGRGHNRRVQDDDPSTHAETAAFRAAGRQRTYRGTTMVTTLSPCWYCSGLVRQFGISRVVIGEAVTFHGGHDWLAEHGVEIVLLDDPGCVAMMRDFVDTNPALWNEDIGE
- a CDS encoding RNA polymerase sigma factor: MRKRIRAGDHDAFGELFDAYARSVYNHAYRLAGEWTVAEDVVSLTFLDAWRLREKLDEDGGSLRPWLLGIATNVTRNTRRAARRHAAAVARIPRGEPLDDFADEVAGRIDDAAQLALVRGAFAKLRRAEREVLALCVWGGLDYAAAAEALGVPVGTVRSRLSRARTKLAKYTELPQIYGQMRGDRITAVGPLREGNR
- a CDS encoding isopenicillin N synthase family dioxygenase — its product is MSEPQAPGTPRPPRIPTIDLRPWLDGGPEARAAIARTVDNALQTAGFLLVTGHGVDPALRDRIRAAARAFFVLPAEAKQPYAAKVGGRGWLGPGAEANGYSEGTETPPDLKESLTFATHEPFDDPVVNAEWYAPNVWPAEVPELRALCEEYLDRMAELEKQLLSLLGEALGLEPDFFSRHMDHPTYGFNINWYPGTEVVGEPQPGQFRIGPHTDFGTVTVLDRQAGKGGLQVWTDDGGWEDAPFDPDAFTINIGDLLARWTGDRWRSGRHRVLPPPADAPAEELMSLVYFGECTPGTLVESVPAPVGRVAHDPVDSHAYLREKLDSITVD
- a CDS encoding quinone oxidoreductase family protein; its protein translation is MRAIEIQEYGGPEVLRVVEVDVPEPGPGQVSVDVAHAGVNFADLKARGEGYRVPALPFRPGLEVSGRVRALGAGVTGLTVGQEVTALTAGGGYAEVAVAEVATVFPLPDGVDLRTAATLPTVLPTAYALVHAVGRLQRGETVLVQSAAGGVGTVVGQLAKAAGAGAVYGVVSSAAKAEYARTHGYDEVFVGDFEKAVRAATGERGVDLALDPVGGETLRASLASLAVFGRLVSFGNASSAEPWSVGQPELAPTGLSVAAFSVLNLARTAPAALRTLAERAFAKVADGTVSLPVTAEFALPEAAEAHRLMGGRSSTGKLLLSV
- a CDS encoding ArsR/SmtB family transcription factor, coding for MATAGHRAAPEHTHPDDVPVLTALAALADPVRITLVRELADSPEWTRSCGSFDVPVGKAALSHHFAVLRGAGLVEQRDQGPRRVNRLRRAEFDARFPGLLALALSRD